The genomic segment TTCTGatgaatatttcttttatcaaaaaTTGTAGGAGAGTTCTTTAGTGTAGATAGTTTATACAGTTAGGATCTGAATTATATATATCCTTTGCATGTTTGGGTAAGTGTTTGTTTATTGTAACTCTAATTAACAGAGAAGCTTCTGTCATCAGGTCTGATTAATTGGTATTGAGCAAAATTTATTTAGCTGGATTCTTTGACATTGCAGGGTCTCTTGGATCTATGAGTTCACGTGGTACGTTGTATAACGAGAGCTCATCAGCACCTTCAAATGTCTGCACATGGTGAGACTTGTAATGTTTGATTtacaaattaagaataaaatgcgTTGTCTTATAATTCCGCGTCTCtaattaaagactaaattttttaataataatatgtttatgTTTTGGCTAGATGGCTTTGTTGGTGATTCTgtcttgtttattttctttagaaGGGGCACTTACGGCTTCAGTCtaaaactttataataaaagTGACGTTATCAAATTTGCATTATGTTCAACTAGGATGTCTGTCACGGGAACTTTTATTAACCACTGTTCGTTCTGTACTGTGAATTGTTTGTTAACAAGTTGAGTTGGTAATCAAATGAGATTGCATAACTTTATTTCCGTTATGATCTCTTTGTGCAGTGACCATCACTCAAATGCAAGTGAAGTGAACTTCAAAATTCTGATTGGTATTaatatgattatattttatGCACCGTTCACTCTCAGTCCTACTGGAATGAGAAATGCATTCTTTGTCTTATCATCAGGTTTTTTGAAGATTAAGATTCAAAATGATTATTTCATCATAAAGATCCTTTCAAGTAGAATATAGATCTACTGTCCCTCAATTAGGAGCTAGTTTGAAACGATGGATTAAGTACTTTTAAGAAATGTGTTGAAGCTAGTTCAGATGCTCCTTTGctgttttttataattgaagttGCATCACCTTTAgtgtttctccttctttctttttttcccccttaaGTTTATGGTTCTTAACACTTGTCAGAAGAGAAGGGCTAAAATTTTAGTTAGTTGTTGTTGggaaacttttaaattttggaaaaacTACGTGAATTGCCAAGCCATTTATTGCCTGTGATTTCTACTGTGAGAGTTTTAGAACAGTTGTTTATCTAAGGATATCATGCAGGACTAGTAATGTTTCAACTCATGCATCTGAGCCTTTAAAGAAGAATTTGTTCTTGCAAAGTTTGTATGAGGAAGAGCTGGAGAACTTGAGTCTCTCAAAAGGTATAAGCAATGGGAAGAATGATAATCCAAGAGAAATACAAAATCAGGACATAGTTGATTGTTTAGAAAGCGATGTCCAGTATTGGACAGATTTCTCAAAAGTACACTACCATCCCCAAAGTTTATACGAGTTAAATGGATTATGGATGAATAATGTGGAATTTGACAATTATGGAATTGGAAGGGATATTTTTTCTGGGGGTCTACGAGGAGAAGAAATAAGTGAGAGGCTTCGGTTTTTCATAGAAGAGTGCGACCACATTCAGGTAAATTTCTTGCAAGGAGTTTTGATCTGTATTATGTTCTTCAATTCCATCTGAACTCAAaagtattatttgtttttcttacattatttttgaaaaaaatgatttgaatgTAGTTTATTGTCCTGGCTCTCGAGAAGTTTGGGATGCTTGCTGAGTCTTCCAAAGCCTTCGCTTAAACATTAACACTGCCATACAAGTCTTGATTTGATTTATGTCACTGTGCCTTGATGCTAAATCTTTGTTGATCTTAACAGGGATTTCAATTCATTGTTGATGACTCAGGAGGTTTCTCTGCTATAGCTGGAGACTTTTTGGAGAGTATTGCAGATGAATATACAAATACACCAGTTTTACTTTATACTGTGAGGGGTCCTGGTTCTCACATGAACCTGACtagccaaaaacaaaaactttctaGGAGCATTCACGATGCACTTTCTTTTTCAAGACTGTCATCCTTCTGTAAATTGATTGTGCCAGTTGGTTTACCCTTGCTAAGTACAAGTAAGCATAATTGTATCTACATATTCTCTTGACATTATCTATATGTGATGCtctgttttggtttcttttttatgctttgttTTATATCTTGTATCTGAAGCATTATCTTTTTGAGTTATTTACTtctgtttttctgttttttgggTAATCTACTCTTGATGTTTAAGGTAAAGCTTCCATGCACCTTTGCATTAAAGATGAGATGCCTTACCACAGCAGTGCAGTGTATGCCGCTGCTCTACACTCTATTAGTGTCCCTTTCCGAATTGAGCCACTTGGACCTGCAAATTCGCATAATTTTTCTGGCGCTGTGGATGTTAATGGAGTTATACAAATGTTAGCAGGGCAAGCTAGGCAAAATATGGTGACTATTCTTGATGTTGCAATGCCAGCACCTCCTATTTCTGgtatttttgaagtatttttttttttcatctcatgTCCTTATTTCTGTCAATGAGTTTGGTTAATTGTTGAAGATTATAAAATCCAGGGAAACATGTTGAGCACTCTTTACTGAGGAATTTGCAGCCATTAACACCAGAGATTGCAGACGATGTGGAGGACATGCAAGCAGTGGAGTTCATGACTCTGCATGGAGCTCTTCGATCAGGTACTGTTTGTAATTTGAACATGTATCAAAACTAATATAGTCTTGATTTGTTACCTAAATGGCTTTGTTTCCAAGCTTATGTCAGGTCTTACAAAATTTTCCTTTTGCAATCTTTGGGCTTCACATCTGCGTTGTTAACTTCTACTTCATGGACATCATAAAGTTGAAGTGTACCTTCTAATCGTTAAAGAGTTCTTGATAGTAATAGTTTTTTCTATGCATTTGTGAGCTTCCATTGAGAAAATAGAGACTAGAGAAAATCATAGCTTTCCTGTTCTTTCTTGTGATAGGTTCTCTTGCAATCTTCATGGAAaagagtttttattatttttggttctCTTTCCTATCTGCTTCTTAACTAGGATCCTGTATGTATGCTCTTACTTCATTGTCTTTGTTCTGCAGGAGGTCACCATGCTTTCATTTCTGAAGTAACGGATTCAGTTAATGCTGCTTATGAAAATTCCTCATCAAGACCAAAATTCTGTCATTTATCAGTATCCAGCTGCCCACTTCCAATACCGTTGCCATTTCCTAAAATCTTTTGTAACCTTGTTGGCCAACACGGTGAGCTCTTGAGCAGCCCGGTTCCAGGTTGTTCATCAAGGGGATCACTTGATGTCCATTCCATCCCCATGGCAGCTAGACTGCGCTCAAGCACAGCTGTCTTGCCATTTTTGGAGAGCAGGTTGGCAAATCTCCGCAGACTTGGAATTCAGCAAGGAGCCCCTGGGACTGAGTTAGTTAGAAGCTGGGGGTTCGGGAAGGATGAATTAGAAGACATGGAAGAGACCCTATCTAAAATGGTCACAACACTCGATGACCGTGCTCAATTATCTGACTCGGATTAGGTTGTTTTCTTAAGAGTGTAGCCAGAACGTGTTTGTTTCTTCATTATCCTCTTCTTGTTCCCCCCCTTCCCCATTGTAAAGtgatatttttatcagtttttgcCTGGAAGAGATGAGTGACTACAGTTGCAGAAAACAATCATGTACGTGTTTCCATTATCTTGAGATGATTGATGCAAGTTCCAAGTTAAGAAAACCAGAATATCTAGATTGAAGAAAACCATCTCCTCGTAGACAGATACCATCAGCCTCTGGAATCTGGATGcgtttcatgtttatattttactGTTGTGTTTCCTGGGTTTCTAATTTTTCGTTTTATGTTCAGATGTTTTGTATTATTAGTTTATTACTAGGGGGTCGAGATCCGTTTCTTAATGAATGTCTAATGGGTCGGTGTTTCTCTGCtagttatataattttcttctaaatatataaaaataatgcatGTGTTATTagcacattttttatttacaagtcttggaaagtatttttaattaggGTTAATTCTAGCTGAtttgttatttgaattatgGGTTTAACTTAGCTTATCAATATTAGTTAAGAATATAGAATATTAGAGAAACAattggataaaatttaatgatggGTTGTAAAAAATcttctaatattattaaaataaaataaaattgaatgacAGGTCTACGCACATCTAGGCCTTGAAGCCCAAGGTCGTGCCTaggtttcttttagttttttgtggATGGCCTCTCCTATTTTcttaggcaccgtttgggaaaaaatttgaaaattttttgttttttttttttgctaaaatttaatatggtttatacgttttggatcgttttgatgtgctgatgtcaaaaatgatttttaaaaaataaaaaaaatcgttggcatgcattttgacacgaaaagttatttgaaaagcacccgcaaccacactgccaaacacgctctaagagCGATAATTAAGCAAGAGACAAGTTGCCTGAGGCTATGGGCAGCCTCTCACTCGCTATTTCTATAATTCAGCGACTGTAGTGGTGgttgaaaaaaaggaaaaaccacGACTTTCAAGCTATCCTTTGCCCTTTGACATCAAACTTTTGCCATTTTAGTTTCTAAAATCTTGGAAACCatccttttttctatttctttgttttttggtgACTTGCTCTTTCCTCTCTCAAatccagaaattaaaaaataaatttttgaatctaaataaaaattattgatgatttcgagtgaatcatgtattttttttgtgttttaattttcagttctctattttttaatttgataattttctataatt from the Populus nigra chromosome 1, ddPopNigr1.1, whole genome shotgun sequence genome contains:
- the LOC133684069 gene encoding uncharacterized protein LOC133684069; this encodes MRELVTVQVGGFANFVGSHFWNFQDELLGLAGDPDSDPVFKNQSQYLNMDTLYRTGETNQGVQTYTPRLLSIDYQGSLGSMSSRGTLYNESSSAPSNVCTWTSNVSTHASEPLKKNLFLQSLYEEELENLSLSKGISNGKNDNPREIQNQDIVDCLESDVQYWTDFSKVHYHPQSLYELNGLWMNNVEFDNYGIGRDIFSGGLRGEEISERLRFFIEECDHIQGFQFIVDDSGGFSAIAGDFLESIADEYTNTPVLLYTVRGPGSHMNLTSQKQKLSRSIHDALSFSRLSSFCKLIVPVGLPLLSTSKASMHLCIKDEMPYHSSAVYAAALHSISVPFRIEPLGPANSHNFSGAVDVNGVIQMLAGQARQNMVTILDVAMPAPPISGKHVEHSLLRNLQPLTPEIADDVEDMQAVEFMTLHGALRSGGHHAFISEVTDSVNAAYENSSSRPKFCHLSVSSCPLPIPLPFPKIFCNLVGQHGELLSSPVPGCSSRGSLDVHSIPMAARLRSSTAVLPFLESRLANLRRLGIQQGAPGTELVRSWGFGKDELEDMEETLSKMVTTLDDRAQLSDSD